One Gossypium hirsutum isolate 1008001.06 chromosome A08, Gossypium_hirsutum_v2.1, whole genome shotgun sequence genomic window, ttatttataaaaataattaggtaaTAACATGACACAATTTCAGAACTTCAGAACagtctttttttttctagttttataaatcaataataatttacattttaattaaagAGGAACATAAATATCCTCTCAATTCCTCCTCCACAACTCagattatttcacaatttcacaaaaCAAAAAGATTGTCACAGAAAGATCCCATAGTGGATAAGCATATTTATCCATAATTTCACTTGattaaatatcttttatatatatatatataaaagttataaattgcAACTGAAGTTACCATTTATTATTAGGGGTGTAGTTAGGGCGTTGGCAGTGGCCCCGGCCCCCtaacattgaaaattttttatggggaccctttaaaaattttaaaattagtaaatataaaattacactttgaccccctaaaaatgataaattttgatttaattttttaaaaattataaaaatatagactattaaaatatttataaaaattaaaatttgatttcgaCCCCTCTAACAAAAATTTCTACCTTCGCCCATTACAtcaatagaattaattttaactctaaaattatgatttactctATCAgtaaatcatttcattatatataaaatataaattttgtattaaaaaatttaCTTGTTTATGTTTTTTCTCCTTTAAATATTGTCTTAGCTATGCCAGCTAACCCGCATGGTGCCATTGTGTTATATATAGTACACATTCTATAGGAATTCAATACCAAATCCCTCTATAATTTAGCACATCTTGTGCGCCAAAGATCGTGCAGAAGATGGCTAGGATTCCTCTTCTCTTAGCTTCCAAATTCATCTTCTTATCCATTTTATCCTCCTCAGGCGTCATCCGATGCACCCGAGGCGAAAACAATGACGATCATGGCTTCATCCAGAGCCTTGACCGAGAGTCGATGGgcttaaaaaaagaaaagctaaGTCACTTTCGCATCTACTGGCACGACATTGTTAGTGGCCGCAATGCTACGTCGATACGAGTGGTTCGACCTTCTAACGCATCGGTAACAGGGTTCGGAATAATCAACATGATCGACAATCCATTAACCTTAGGGCCGAACCTAAGCTCGAAACTAGTGGGAAGAGCACAAGGGTTCTACGCACTCTCGTCACAAGAAGAAGTGGGATTGTTGATGTCGATGAACTTTGCTTTCACGGAAGGGAAATACAATGGTAGCACGATCACAGTGTTGGGGAGAAACCCAGTTTTCAACAAAGTGAGGGAAATGCGGGTGATCGGAGGCAGCGGACTTTTCCGATTCGCCCGAGGCTATGTTCAAGCAAGAACTAATACATTAAACTTGACAACCGgagatgccattgttgaatacacTTGTTATGTGATGCATTATTGAATGTGTGACCCATTTGCTTTGCATTATTATAAAGTTAAATTTGCTTTAATCATATTGTACTGCCCCACATTCAACTATATTATGTTGGTTTAGTTTATAATAAGTAAACTTTTTAATTGGTGGATTagattgatttttaattaatttaattcattttaggtTTTAAAAGATttcgattttttaatttttattaaaatatcatgcCGActaaaaagtagaaaaaaaaaggagTCTGTCAGACAACTGTGTGACCGTCTCAGCCAAGGTATTGGCTGAGAACGATCCTCTGCAGCTAAGCTGATCCAATATCGAACCATTCAGCCAATAATCACGCTCTGATCACACAGCTACCATTCATCAACCAGACTTGGAATCCTGTCTCCTTAGAGCTTAAGGATAAGGAGGTACGAGCCTATAGAACAGATCCTGTTCAAGTAAGGTCGTACCCTTGTATTTCCTGATTCTAACTTAAATACCATTTCATCTTAGTGTTTCTTACCCGATGTGGGATTTAATCAGCTACCGACAAAAACAGTCCGTGTTTCATCATCCTACACGTGTCTTCCACAATATCTTGCTGCCAATCAACAATTCTTAGTTTTTTTagcctttaatttaaaaaaaaagaaatgctTTCTTTTGTCTATCGGTTAAactaacaaattaatttatttggagAAAATAATATAGAAAGCAAATGttattttcatgaaatttaagaagggaattttttaatatatattattaaattttagtagtattttagtattaaatttagcttttaaataatttttattaaatttaataattttttggattAATACTTATTTTCTAAGTTTGTAATTATATCATGTTatgctatttttatatattatttaattgataaaacataaaaattaaatctataataaaatataatactgtaatgtaaatattaaaaaat contains:
- the LOC107938356 gene encoding dirigent protein 19; this encodes MARIPLLLASKFIFLSILSSSGVIRCTRGENNDDHGFIQSLDRESMGLKKEKLSHFRIYWHDIVSGRNATSIRVVRPSNASVTGFGIINMIDNPLTLGPNLSSKLVGRAQGFYALSSQEEVGLLMSMNFAFTEGKYNGSTITVLGRNPVFNKVREMRVIGGSGLFRFARGYVQARTNTLNLTTGDAIVEYTCYVMHY